From one Amphiura filiformis chromosome 13, Afil_fr2py, whole genome shotgun sequence genomic stretch:
- the LOC140167928 gene encoding caspase-3-like — MLKRRRPSAYDEFMRALAEFRPDLYDEVKEIENSYTASVSSSSSRQQYQPYAAPQRPAGAFRASNISPGTAPAQQQPHTHMGASSSSHYTFPSHQQPAANMGASSSSRHQTFSSPQQRPAFNMGASSSSTVLLTDTFPPDLSNRINRLCGNNSDSHPGNTQAAAGPSGDHLLNLDAPGVDGMPPLSSISPSELDIPVRGAIPCYQLTRNPRGLALIINNKRFADTPVYDLDFREGSDEDACNLIQLFRSLNFKVHYRNDLSHQEMHDVLDAIRQYDHRQYDAFVCCILTHGQMGEVFGSDSVPIRIEELLGLFNGVKCNSLLGKPKMFFIQACQGRVRQLGVRLPAMDSPPVNAQNMIDTLPIANDYLIGYSTLPGYASYRCEKKGSWYVISLVRHIKDLHDSVDMANVLALVNGHMSRCSVDEGYKQSSPYRSTLTMPLFL, encoded by the exons ATGTTAAAACGGCGAAGGCCAAGTGCCTATGATGAATTCATGCGTGCTTTGGCAGAGTTTAGACCAGATCTGTATGATGAGGTGAAGGAAATTGAGAACTCTTATACTG CATCTGTATCTTCATCATCAAGCAGACAGCAATACCAGCCTTATGCAGCTCCACAAAGACCAGCAGGGGCTTTCAGGGCTTCCAACATCTCACCTGGAACTGCACCAGCTCAACAACAACCTCATACCCACATGGGTGCTAGCAGCTCATCACATTATACCTTCCCATCTCATCAACAACCTGCTGCCAATATGGGTGCCAGCAGTTCATCACGTCATCAAACCTTCTCATCACCTCAACAAAGACCTGCTTTCAATATGGGTGCCAGCAGCTCATCCACTGTACTATTAACCGATACCTTCCCACCAGACCTTAGCAATAGAATCAATAGACTATGTGGCAATAACTCAG ATTCCCATCCAGGAAATACACAAGCTGCTGCAGGCCCATCAGGAGATCATCTATTAA ATTTGGATGCTCCTGGTGTTGATGGTATGCCACCACTTTCCAGCATATCACCATCTGAATTGGACATACCTGTTAGAGGAGCGATTCCCTGTTACCAACTGACACGCAATCCAAGAGGGCTAGCCCTCATTATCAACAACAAGAGATTTGCAGACACACCGGTATATGATCTAGACTTCCGTGAGGGGTCTGATGAAGATGCAT GTAACCTGATTCAACTATTCAGAAGCTTGAATTTTAAGGTTCACTACAGGAATGACTTATCCCATCAAGAGATGCATGACGTACTAGACGCAATTAGACAATATGACCATCGACAGTATGATGCTTTTGTATGCTGTATACTCACCCATGGACAAATGGGTGAGGTTTTCGGTTCTGATAGTGTACCCATTCGAATTGAAGAATTATTGGGCCTATTCAATGGTGTAAAGTGCAATTCCTTGTTGGGAAAACCTAAAATGTTTTTCATACAAGCTTGTCAGGGGAGGGTCAGACAACTAGGAGTAAGACTACCTGCCATGGACAGCCCACCAGTAAATGCACAGAACATGATAGATACTCTACCAATTGCAAATGACTACCTGATAGGATACTCCACATTGCCCGGGTATGCATCCTATCGATGTGAAAAAAAGGGTTCGTGGTATGTGATATCGCTAGTGAGACATATAAAAGATTTACATGATAGCGTCGACATGGCCAATGTGCTTGCTTTGGTCAATGGCCATATGAGTAGATGTTCTGTTGATGAGGGTTACAAGCAGTCATCCCCATATAGGAGTACTCTCACCATGCCACTCTTTTTATGA